The following proteins are encoded in a genomic region of Gossypium hirsutum isolate 1008001.06 chromosome D05, Gossypium_hirsutum_v2.1, whole genome shotgun sequence:
- the LOC121203511 gene encoding LRR receptor-like serine/threonine-protein kinase ERECTA encodes MTTRNLNSDQFVLLEFKDRIADPQNVLANNWTASTSVCNWIGVSCGIIHKRVIALNLTSMNLRGTIPPHLGNLSFLLSLDLSSNNLSGYLPKELGQLHRLRIIQLSYNSLNGEIPAWLGNLQRVQRLEMENNNFTGTIPQTLVNMSNLEVLNLQFNQLSGQVPYSIFRISSLKIITLFSNSLSGSLPNDMCQRLPKLEVLYLSRNELSGNVPSRIGKCNNLQILALSYNQFTGIIPRGIGNLTRLEELHLEMNNLEGTEFLWFL; translated from the coding sequence ATGACAACCAGGAATCTCAACTCCGATCAGTTTGTGCTTCTCGAGTTTAAGGATCGCATTGCCGATCCTCAAAATGTCTTGGCAAACAATTGGACGGCCTCTACCTCTGTTTGCAATTGGATTGGTGTTTCCTGTGGCATCATCCATAAAAGAGTTATAGCTTTGAATCTTACAAGCATGAATCTTAGGGGTACTATCCCTCCACACCTTGGAAATCTTTCATTTCTACTTTCTCTCGACTTGAGTAGCAACAATTTATCTGGCTATCTGCCTAAAGAATTGGGCCAATTGCATCGTTTGAGGATCATTCAGTTAAGCTACAACAGTCTTAATGGGGAAATCCCAGCATGGCTTGGGAACTTACAAAGAGTTCAAAGGCTGGAAATGGAAAACAATAACTTTACAGGCACAATCCCTCAAACACTTGTTAACATGTCCAATCTAGAGGTCTTGAACTTGCAATTCAATCAATTATCTGGCCAGGTTCCATATTCAATCTTCCGGATTTCTTCCCTGAAGATTATTACTCTCTTCAGCAATAGCCTATCAGGTAGTTTGCCTAATGATATGTGTCAACGTTTACCCAAGCTTGAAGTGCTTTACTTGAGTCGGAATGAATTATCTGGAAACGTTCCATCACGTATTGGCAAATGCAACAACCTTCAAATTTTGGCATTGTCCTATAATCAATTTACGGGGATCATTCCAAGAGGTATTGGAAATCTGACACGACTCGAAGAATTACATTTGGAGATGAATAACCTAGAAGGTACTGAATTTCTTTGGTTTCTTTag
- the LOC121203395 gene encoding receptor kinase-like protein Xa21 isoform X1, protein MLQASDFGFSSKSIQWADSKKYFYSTMLQGIYLNDNSLEGNLPPITNAPKLENLLLWGNKLSGNIPNSISNVSMLKQLDLGNNLFSGPIPKTLGNLRYLECLHIQNNNLIAGSAIDHDWTFLYSLANCKHLKRIIVSGNPLSGVLPTYIGNLSNSLRDFVASDCEIMGNIPLEIGNLSNMLRLELDYNKLSGFIPTSIRGLRKLQGLDLSSNKLEGPISESLCDLESLYKLFLGLNKLYGSITSCLGNINSLGYLYLNSNKLSSAIPSTLWNLKDILEIDLSSNHLHNSHAIDVGNLRSLGKLNLSRNLLMGDILSTFGSLQTLVTLDLSNNKLHGHIPESFGGLINLESLDLCKNNLSGVISKSLEKLLHLKYFNVSFNRLEGEIPTEGSFSNFSSTSFMKNYALCGPPRLLVPPCKNDIHGNSEMIILHALRYGLPTIGVVVLLIVLTIMYRRCQRRSTTLPIKDDLLSLKTPRRISHAELSRATNGFEESNMLGSGSFGYVYKGRLPDGMEVAIKVFNLKTEGAFRSFDIECDAMRNIVHRNIVKVITCCSSVDFKALVLDYMSNGNLENWLHSKNHFLDIIQRVDIMIDVASAIEHLHNGHPTPIIHCDLKPNNILLDEDMVAHVGDFGIAKLLREGDLMKHTMTLATIGYMAPEFGSAGIVSVKCDVYSYGIVLIETFTKKKPTDNFFAEERTIRHWMESSLPKGAVEIADVDLLKREDEYFIVKANCISSIMELALNCSTELPEERKDMKDVVVELKKIKQRLLNNIKHV, encoded by the exons ATGTTACAAGCTTCAGATTTTGGATTTAGCAGCAAATCAATTCAGTGGGCTgattccaaaaagtatttttattCAACTATGCTCCAAGGAATATATCTAAATGACAACAGTTTAGAAG GTAATTTACCACCCATTACCAATGCTCCAAAGCTTGAGAATCTTTTATTGTGGGGAAATAAACTTAGCGGAAACATTCCCAACTCTATCTCCAATGTTTCCATGCTTAAGCAACTAGACTTGGGAAATAACTTATTTTCTGGCCCAATCCCTAAAACGCTTGGCAACTTAAGATACCTTGAATGCCTTCATATCCAAAACAATAATTTGATTGCAGGATCTGCTATTGATCATGACTGGACCTTTCTTTATTCTTTGGCGAATTGCAAGCATCTGAAAAGAataattgtgtcaggaaatccaTTGAGTGGTGTTCTTCCTACTTATATCGGGAACCTTTCAAACTCCCTTCGAGACTTTGTGGCCTCTGATTGTGAGATTATGGGCAATATTCCATTGGAAATAGGTAACTTAAGCAACATGTTGCGTTTAGAACTTGACTATAATAAGTTAAGTGGATTTATTCCAACATCAATAAGAGGACTGCGAAAACTCCAAGGTCTAGATCTTTCCTCTAATAAATTAGAAGGGCCTATCTCAGAGAGCCTTTGTGATTTGGAGAGTCTATACAAATTGTTTTTAGGGTTGAATAAGCTGTACGGATCTATAACCTCTTGTCTGGGTAATATTAATTCTTTGGGATATCTTTACTTAAATTCCAACAAATTGAGTTCGGCAATACCCTCAACTTTGTGGAATCTTAAAGATATCTTagaaatagatttatcatcaaacCATCTTCACAATTCTCATGCTATTGATGTTGGAAATTTGAGGAGTCTAGGGAAACTAAATTTATCAAGGAATCTTCTCATGGGCGATATTTTATCCACATTTGGGAGTCTTCAAACTTTGGTTACATTAGATTTATCAAATAATAAACTACATGGTCATATCCCTGAATCATTTGGTGGTTTGATTAATTTGGAATCCCTGGATTTATGTAAGAACAACCTCTCTGGAGTCATTTCCAAATCGTTGGAAAAGCTTTTACATCTAAAGTATTTTAATGTGTCTTTCAATAGACTTGAAGGGGAAATTCCTACTGAAGGAAGTTTTTCAAACTTTTCTAGCACATCATTCATGAAGAATTATGCACTTTGTGGTCCACCTAGATTGCTAGTCCCACCTTGCAAAAACGACATCCACGGAAACTCCGAAATGATTATATTGCATGCTTTAAGGTATGGTTTACCAACAATTGGTGTTGTCGTACTACTAATAGTGTTAACTATTATGTATAGAAGATGCCAAAGAAGGAGTACAACTCTACCAATTAAAGATGATTTGTTGTCTTTGAAAACACCAAGAAGAATTTCACATGCTGAACTTTCACGAGCAACTAATGGATTTGAGGAAAGCAATATGCTTGGTTCAGGGAGTTTTGGATATGTATATAAAGGGAGGCTTCCAGATGGAATGGAAGTTGCAATAAAAGTTTTCAATTTGAAAACAGAGGGAGCATTTAGGAGTTTTGACATTGAATGTGATGCTATGCGTAATATAGTTCATCGTAATATTGTGAAGGTCATTACCTGCTGCTCAAGTGTTGACTTCAAAGCCTTGGTGCTTGATTACATGTCTAACGGAAATCTTGAGAATTGGTTACATTCTAAAAACCATTTCCTCGATATCATACAAAGGGTTGACATAATGATTGATGTTGCATCAGCTATAGAACATCTCCACAATGGACATCCAACACCTATAATTCATTGTGACTTAAAACCAAACAATATTTTACTAGATGAAGACATGGTTGCACATGTGGGAGATTTTGGCATTGCCAAATTGTTGAGAGAAGGTGACTTAATGAAGCATACCATGACTCTTGCAACTATTGGGTATATGGCACCag AATTTGGATCTGCAGGAATTGTTTCTGTAAAATGTGACGTCTATAGTTATGGGATTGTCCTTATAGAAACTTTCACAAAGAAGAAGCCAACTGATAATTTTTTTGCTGAAGAAAGGACTATAAGGCATTGGATGGAAAGTTCATTGCCTAAAGGAGCGGTAGAAATTGCAGATGTTGATTTATTAAAAAGAGAGGATGAGTACTTTATTGTTAAAGCAAATTgtatttcatccatcatggagTTGGCTTTGAATTGTTCAACTGAATTaccagaagaaagaaaagatatgAAAGATGTTGTGGTTGAGCTAAAGAAGATCAAACAGAGGTTGCTAAACAACATCAAACATGTTTAA
- the LOC121203395 gene encoding receptor kinase-like protein Xa21 isoform X2, with the protein MLQASDFGFSSKSIQWADSKKYFYSTMLQGIYLNDNSLEGSAIDHDWTFLYSLANCKHLKRIIVSGNPLSGVLPTYIGNLSNSLRDFVASDCEIMGNIPLEIGNLSNMLRLELDYNKLSGFIPTSIRGLRKLQGLDLSSNKLEGPISESLCDLESLYKLFLGLNKLYGSITSCLGNINSLGYLYLNSNKLSSAIPSTLWNLKDILEIDLSSNHLHNSHAIDVGNLRSLGKLNLSRNLLMGDILSTFGSLQTLVTLDLSNNKLHGHIPESFGGLINLESLDLCKNNLSGVISKSLEKLLHLKYFNVSFNRLEGEIPTEGSFSNFSSTSFMKNYALCGPPRLLVPPCKNDIHGNSEMIILHALRYGLPTIGVVVLLIVLTIMYRRCQRRSTTLPIKDDLLSLKTPRRISHAELSRATNGFEESNMLGSGSFGYVYKGRLPDGMEVAIKVFNLKTEGAFRSFDIECDAMRNIVHRNIVKVITCCSSVDFKALVLDYMSNGNLENWLHSKNHFLDIIQRVDIMIDVASAIEHLHNGHPTPIIHCDLKPNNILLDEDMVAHVGDFGIAKLLREGDLMKHTMTLATIGYMAPEFGSAGIVSVKCDVYSYGIVLIETFTKKKPTDNFFAEERTIRHWMESSLPKGAVEIADVDLLKREDEYFIVKANCISSIMELALNCSTELPEERKDMKDVVVELKKIKQRLLNNIKHV; encoded by the exons ATGTTACAAGCTTCAGATTTTGGATTTAGCAGCAAATCAATTCAGTGGGCTgattccaaaaagtatttttattCAACTATGCTCCAAGGAATATATCTAAATGACAACAGTTTAGAAG GATCTGCTATTGATCATGACTGGACCTTTCTTTATTCTTTGGCGAATTGCAAGCATCTGAAAAGAataattgtgtcaggaaatccaTTGAGTGGTGTTCTTCCTACTTATATCGGGAACCTTTCAAACTCCCTTCGAGACTTTGTGGCCTCTGATTGTGAGATTATGGGCAATATTCCATTGGAAATAGGTAACTTAAGCAACATGTTGCGTTTAGAACTTGACTATAATAAGTTAAGTGGATTTATTCCAACATCAATAAGAGGACTGCGAAAACTCCAAGGTCTAGATCTTTCCTCTAATAAATTAGAAGGGCCTATCTCAGAGAGCCTTTGTGATTTGGAGAGTCTATACAAATTGTTTTTAGGGTTGAATAAGCTGTACGGATCTATAACCTCTTGTCTGGGTAATATTAATTCTTTGGGATATCTTTACTTAAATTCCAACAAATTGAGTTCGGCAATACCCTCAACTTTGTGGAATCTTAAAGATATCTTagaaatagatttatcatcaaacCATCTTCACAATTCTCATGCTATTGATGTTGGAAATTTGAGGAGTCTAGGGAAACTAAATTTATCAAGGAATCTTCTCATGGGCGATATTTTATCCACATTTGGGAGTCTTCAAACTTTGGTTACATTAGATTTATCAAATAATAAACTACATGGTCATATCCCTGAATCATTTGGTGGTTTGATTAATTTGGAATCCCTGGATTTATGTAAGAACAACCTCTCTGGAGTCATTTCCAAATCGTTGGAAAAGCTTTTACATCTAAAGTATTTTAATGTGTCTTTCAATAGACTTGAAGGGGAAATTCCTACTGAAGGAAGTTTTTCAAACTTTTCTAGCACATCATTCATGAAGAATTATGCACTTTGTGGTCCACCTAGATTGCTAGTCCCACCTTGCAAAAACGACATCCACGGAAACTCCGAAATGATTATATTGCATGCTTTAAGGTATGGTTTACCAACAATTGGTGTTGTCGTACTACTAATAGTGTTAACTATTATGTATAGAAGATGCCAAAGAAGGAGTACAACTCTACCAATTAAAGATGATTTGTTGTCTTTGAAAACACCAAGAAGAATTTCACATGCTGAACTTTCACGAGCAACTAATGGATTTGAGGAAAGCAATATGCTTGGTTCAGGGAGTTTTGGATATGTATATAAAGGGAGGCTTCCAGATGGAATGGAAGTTGCAATAAAAGTTTTCAATTTGAAAACAGAGGGAGCATTTAGGAGTTTTGACATTGAATGTGATGCTATGCGTAATATAGTTCATCGTAATATTGTGAAGGTCATTACCTGCTGCTCAAGTGTTGACTTCAAAGCCTTGGTGCTTGATTACATGTCTAACGGAAATCTTGAGAATTGGTTACATTCTAAAAACCATTTCCTCGATATCATACAAAGGGTTGACATAATGATTGATGTTGCATCAGCTATAGAACATCTCCACAATGGACATCCAACACCTATAATTCATTGTGACTTAAAACCAAACAATATTTTACTAGATGAAGACATGGTTGCACATGTGGGAGATTTTGGCATTGCCAAATTGTTGAGAGAAGGTGACTTAATGAAGCATACCATGACTCTTGCAACTATTGGGTATATGGCACCag AATTTGGATCTGCAGGAATTGTTTCTGTAAAATGTGACGTCTATAGTTATGGGATTGTCCTTATAGAAACTTTCACAAAGAAGAAGCCAACTGATAATTTTTTTGCTGAAGAAAGGACTATAAGGCATTGGATGGAAAGTTCATTGCCTAAAGGAGCGGTAGAAATTGCAGATGTTGATTTATTAAAAAGAGAGGATGAGTACTTTATTGTTAAAGCAAATTgtatttcatccatcatggagTTGGCTTTGAATTGTTCAACTGAATTaccagaagaaagaaaagatatgAAAGATGTTGTGGTTGAGCTAAAGAAGATCAAACAGAGGTTGCTAAACAACATCAAACATGTTTAA